The following proteins come from a genomic window of Lolium rigidum isolate FL_2022 chromosome 5, APGP_CSIRO_Lrig_0.1, whole genome shotgun sequence:
- the LOC124657094 gene encoding serine carboxypeptidase 1-like, with translation MRTFSVVVVVILLGASLTSAATVRQKDVLRTFIKSRAHTLTSEPNTWADPNSSFKHLPTKCKSPPPGTREADKIAALPGQPPRVNFDQYSGYVTVSEEHGRALFYYFVESPYEAASKPLVLWLNGGPGCSSLGAGAFQELGPFRVNPDGKTLSRNRHAWNNVANVLFLESPAGVGFSYSNTSSENSQSGDTRTAVDAYIFLLNWLERFPEYKGRDFFIAGESYSGHYVPQLATVITALYELGASSFNLKGIFVGNPYLDHYKNQRGVYEFLWNHGVMSDEVWSNIIAHCTFGRVEGKACGEAKSSFRIGDIDRYNIYAPVCLESPNGSLHSSSYLAGYDPCIDAYVDAYFNNPKVQKAIHVRTKTEWSECAGIHWTDAPVSMVPTLDWLIATGLRVWIYSGDMDDVCPITATRYSVKDLDLAITKPWRPWYTPQSEVGGYAQQYEGGFTFASVRGAGHLVPSFQPQRSLVLFYSFLKGVLPPAFPKVISA, from the exons ATGAGGACCttcagcgtggtcgtggtggtgaTCCTACTGGGCGCGTCTCTGACCAGTGCCGCGACCGTGCGGCAGAAGGATGTCCTCAGGACCTTCATCAAATCCAGGGCCCACACGCTCACAAGTGAGCCCAACACCTGGGCTGATCCGAACAGCAGCTTCAAGCACCTGCCCACGAAGTGCAAGAGCCCGCCGCCCGGCACCAGGGAGGCCGACAAGATCGCGGCGCTGCCCGGCCAGCCACCGCGCGTCAACTTCGACCAGTACTCTGGCTATGTCACGGTGAGCGAGGAGCACGGCCGCGCACTCTTCTACTACTTCGTCGAGTCCCCCTATGAGGCCGCCTCCAAGCCTCTCGTCCTCTGGCTCAACGGCGGGCCTGGTTGCTCGTCGCTCGGTGCCGGCGCATTTCAAGAGCTCGGTCCCTTCCGTGTGAACCCCGATGGCAAGACCCTGAGCAGAAACAGGCACGCTTGGAACAACG TGGCAAATGTGCTCTTCCTAGAGTCGCCGGCGGGTGTGGGATTCTCATACTCAAACACATCGTCGGAGAACAGCCAGAGCGGCGACACGAGGACGGCAGTGGATGCCTACATCTTCCTGCTCAACTGGCTGGAGAGGTTCCCCGAGTACAAGGGCCGTGACTTCTTCATCGCAGGCGAGAGCTACAGCGGCCATTATGTGCCCCAGCTCGCCACCGTCATCACTGCCCTCTACGAACTCGGTGCCTCAAGCTTCAACCTTAAGGGGATCTTC GTCGGCAACCCGTACCTAGATCACTATAAGAACCAAAGGGGAGTGTACGAGTTCCTGTGGAACCACGGTGTGATGTCCGACGAGGTGTGGAGCAACATAATTGCGCACTGCACCTTCGGGCGGGTCGAGGGCAAAGCCTGTGGCGAAGCCAAGTCGTCGTTCAGAATCGGTGACATTGATCGCTACAACATCTACGCCCCGGTCTGCCTTGAGTCGCCAAACGGCAGCCTCCACTCCAGTAGCTAC TTAGCAGGCTACGATCCATGCATCGATGCTTATGTTGATGCCTACTTCAACAATCCCAAAGTTCAGAAGGCTATACATGTCCGAACCAAGACAGAGTGGTCAGAATGCGC TGGCATACACTGGACCGATGCGCCCGTTTCGATGGTGCCAACCCTCGATTGGCTTATCGCGACCGGGCTAAGAGTCTGGATCTATAG TGGTGATATGGATGACGTGTGCCCCATTACAGCGACGAGATACTCTGTCAAGGATCTCGATCTAGCCATCACAAAACCGTGGCGCCCATGGTACACCCCACAGAGCGAG GTTGGAGGCTACGCTCAGCAATACGAGGGAGGATTCACATTCGCTTCAGTTCGCGGTGCTGGCCATCTGGTCCCTAGCTTCCAGCCTCAAAGATCGCTTGTTCTTTTCTACTCATTCCTAAAAGGTGTTCTGCCACCAGCCTTCCCAAAAGTGATCAGTGCATAA